The Sneathiella sp. P13V-1 genome includes a window with the following:
- a CDS encoding TAXI family TRAP transporter solute-binding subunit, translating into MRSSLLKKLSLAALAGSIAFAGAANAETRITYKSAKSTSSYYQMAVQIAEAMKAGSNGDIIVTVEESQGSVQNVMEAAVRPGNYVFTTPPVLVKLANSGKAMFKDKQNPKFADIRALFPIPSLTMHFVARADSGIKTFADLEGKTVLIGKGSFGAREGAKYLKLFGLEGKVELAKMELSNAVQALKNKQTDAFVTAGSYPAPNVIEAAAGTGITVLSLSDEQIKQTKRTKLTIPAGTYAGVDTEVNTTSLPVVAYTTTSMDEATAYALTKTYWEQKAKMGADNAWWNGVSGALLENITGKIHPGALKYYMEKGMAVPASAK; encoded by the coding sequence ATGCGTTCCAGTCTTTTGAAAAAACTGTCCCTTGCCGCGCTGGCAGGCTCAATCGCGTTTGCAGGTGCTGCAAATGCGGAAACCAGAATTACGTATAAATCTGCGAAAAGCACATCTTCTTACTATCAGATGGCAGTGCAAATTGCGGAAGCCATGAAGGCAGGCTCTAACGGTGACATCATCGTGACCGTGGAAGAAAGCCAAGGTTCTGTTCAGAACGTGATGGAAGCAGCGGTTCGCCCAGGTAACTACGTGTTCACAACACCACCAGTGTTGGTGAAGCTTGCCAACTCTGGTAAAGCGATGTTCAAGGACAAGCAGAACCCGAAATTTGCTGATATTCGCGCGCTTTTCCCAATCCCGTCCCTCACCATGCATTTTGTGGCCCGCGCAGATTCCGGCATTAAGACATTTGCGGATCTGGAAGGTAAAACCGTTCTTATCGGCAAAGGCTCCTTCGGTGCGCGTGAAGGTGCGAAATATCTGAAGCTGTTTGGTCTGGAAGGCAAAGTTGAACTTGCCAAGATGGAACTTTCCAACGCGGTTCAGGCCCTCAAGAACAAACAAACTGATGCGTTTGTAACAGCCGGCTCCTACCCTGCGCCAAATGTGATTGAAGCTGCTGCGGGCACAGGTATCACCGTTCTGTCTTTGAGCGATGAGCAGATTAAGCAAACAAAACGGACAAAGCTGACAATTCCTGCAGGCACGTATGCCGGTGTGGACACAGAAGTAAACACCACATCCCTGCCAGTTGTGGCCTACACAACAACATCCATGGATGAGGCAACTGCTTATGCGCTGACCAAAACATATTGGGAGCAGAAAGCAAAAATGGGTGCGGATAACGCATGGTGGAATGGTGTCTCCGGTGCTTTGCTTGAAAATATCACAGGCAAAATTCACCCTGGTGCCCTCAAATACTACATGGAAAAAGGAATGGCTGTTCCAGCCTCCGCCAAGTAA
- a CDS encoding LysE family translocator, whose product MTIEHMIAFNLTLLASIVSPGPAFLVAIRTTLGNGRASGMAVGLGLGIVAAGWTLTALLGLDIVFELFPWVYTTAKVVGALYLIYVAISMWCGAKTPINTEVKPARHAFRQGVLINLLNPKSVLFAAAVLVIIFPENLSMTENLIIAGNHLIVEILFYGLLALTMSTNAISSRYMRAKVYLDRIAAGVLGALGLRILLDRS is encoded by the coding sequence ATGACAATAGAACATATGATCGCCTTTAATCTGACCTTGCTCGCATCGATTGTGAGCCCTGGCCCAGCCTTTCTTGTGGCTATTCGGACGACTTTGGGTAACGGGCGCGCATCTGGTATGGCAGTGGGATTGGGGCTTGGCATAGTTGCCGCAGGTTGGACATTAACGGCGTTATTGGGCCTGGATATTGTATTTGAACTATTCCCCTGGGTTTACACAACCGCAAAAGTTGTGGGGGCGCTATATTTGATTTATGTGGCCATTAGCATGTGGTGCGGTGCGAAAACTCCCATAAATACCGAGGTGAAACCGGCACGCCATGCTTTCCGTCAAGGCGTCCTTATCAATCTTCTGAACCCAAAATCAGTGCTATTTGCAGCGGCGGTTCTGGTGATCATTTTTCCAGAGAATCTCAGCATGACCGAAAACCTGATTATTGCCGGCAATCATTTGATTGTTGAGATCCTGTTTTATGGCTTGCTGGCCCTGACCATGAGCACCAACGCCATTAGCAGCCGTTATATGCGGGCGAAGGTTTATCTGGACCGAATTGCCGCAGGTGTTTTAGGTGCGCTGGGTTTACGTATCTTGCTGGATCGTTCCTGA
- a CDS encoding DUF1007 family protein, whose amino-acid sequence MFLKNAVTRFFFWSFLVVFTAISAPVSAHPHAWIDLKTTPLFNDKGEIIGLKQLWLFDDFYSAYILQTLPKADDGLYEQKAIDELAKMNLQNLEEYKYFTVIKGGEKPLEHDAVTNYRSYVEGSRLAMEFDLPLKTPVDPKKVPVEYLVYDPIYYIEILHAKLDDAITLPKAGPCTYSLIPPSPAREQSLAAANLDRDDTAEYGFGVYFAEIVSLTCE is encoded by the coding sequence ATGTTCTTGAAAAATGCTGTGACACGCTTCTTTTTCTGGAGTTTTCTGGTTGTTTTTACAGCCATTTCCGCTCCGGTTTCTGCGCATCCGCACGCATGGATCGATCTTAAAACAACTCCGCTGTTTAATGACAAAGGGGAAATTATTGGATTGAAACAGCTATGGCTGTTTGATGACTTTTATTCCGCTTATATTTTGCAAACCCTGCCAAAAGCTGATGATGGATTGTATGAGCAAAAAGCCATTGATGAACTGGCGAAAATGAACCTCCAAAATCTTGAGGAATATAAATATTTCACGGTTATCAAAGGAGGCGAGAAACCTTTGGAACATGATGCAGTTACCAACTACAGAAGTTATGTTGAAGGCAGCCGCCTTGCCATGGAATTTGACCTCCCCCTTAAAACACCTGTCGATCCGAAAAAGGTCCCGGTGGAGTATCTGGTTTATGATCCGATTTATTATATCGAAATCCTGCATGCCAAATTAGACGATGCCATCACACTTCCAAAGGCAGGCCCTTGTACCTATAGCCTGATCCCACCTTCCCCTGCGCGGGAGCAAAGTCTAGCGGCAGCAAATCTGGATCGGGATGATACAGCCGAATATGGCTTCGGCGTCTATTTTGCGGAGATTGTAAGCCTGACATGCGAATAA
- a CDS encoding nickel/cobalt transporter yields the protein MRIIIPAALLLTVIPTAAHAADVSLWTEFLFYVQTKQQEFHRELASALRALQGGGMAALIAMITVSFLYGVFHAAGPGHGKAVIGTYLLTHKSALKRGITLSVLASLLQGIMAILLVEGVVLIIGISSRDAISSVPYLEKASFALVGLIGLYLIKRAVDLFRKPAAHSHGHDHEHVGHGDTCDSCGHAHGPTAEELTKKASLRDHIAIIFSIGIRPCSGSVLVLVFAEVLGLRLAGILSVLMISVGTAITVSALAIIAVYFQKAARAFASDASGDTIRKLAATANLAGGIFITFLSLSLLMQPMGSGNPLL from the coding sequence ATGCGAATAATCATTCCCGCCGCGCTTCTTCTCACGGTGATCCCTACCGCCGCGCATGCAGCAGATGTCAGCCTCTGGACTGAGTTTTTATTCTATGTCCAAACCAAACAACAGGAATTTCATCGCGAGCTTGCCTCCGCTCTTCGTGCCCTTCAAGGGGGCGGGATGGCGGCGCTTATTGCCATGATTACGGTGAGTTTCCTTTACGGTGTTTTTCACGCAGCCGGGCCAGGTCACGGCAAAGCGGTGATTGGAACCTATCTGCTCACCCACAAAAGTGCATTAAAACGCGGGATTACTCTTTCTGTCCTCGCCTCCTTGCTTCAAGGAATTATGGCGATCCTGCTGGTAGAAGGAGTGGTTTTGATCATCGGGATCAGCAGCCGAGATGCCATCAGTTCAGTGCCGTACCTTGAAAAGGCTAGCTTTGCGCTGGTCGGACTTATTGGACTTTATCTGATTAAACGAGCAGTTGATCTTTTCCGCAAACCGGCAGCGCACTCTCATGGTCACGACCACGAACATGTGGGGCATGGTGACACCTGTGACAGTTGCGGGCATGCTCACGGACCCACCGCAGAGGAACTTACAAAAAAGGCCTCGTTACGTGATCATATCGCGATCATTTTCTCGATCGGTATCCGCCCCTGCAGTGGCTCTGTTCTCGTGCTGGTTTTCGCCGAAGTCCTGGGCCTTCGTCTTGCCGGGATTTTGAGCGTTCTGATGATTTCCGTTGGAACTGCCATAACGGTAAGCGCCTTGGCCATTATCGCTGTGTATTTCCAAAAAGCAGCACGCGCTTTTGCAAGCGATGCCTCCGGTGATACAATTCGAAAACTGGCCGCAACAGCAAATCTGGCAGGGGGAATTTTCATTACCTTCCTGAGTTTGTCATTGCTGATGCAACCTATGGGATCAGGAAACCCGCTCCTCTAG